Proteins from a genomic interval of Lelliottia amnigena:
- the cycB gene encoding glycerol-3-phosphate transporter periplasmic binding protein produces the protein MLPREHKTRDIAHPAQKREMTMTSLRHTALGLAIGLAFATNAMAVTSIPFWHSMEGELGKEVDSLAQRFNDTHPDYKIVPVYKGNYEQSLSAGIAAFRTGNAPALLQVYEVGTATMMASKAIKPVYEVFKDAGINFDESQFVPTVSGYYTDSKTGHLLSQPFNSSTPVLYYNKDAFKKAGLNPDQPPKTWQDLADYTAKLKAAGMKCGYASGWQGWIQIENFSAWHGLPVATKNNGFDGTDAVLEFNKPEQVKHIALLEALNKKGDFSYFGRKDESTEKFYNGDCAITTASSGSLADIRHYAKFNYGVGMMPYDADVKGAPQNAIIGGASLWVMQGKDKGTYKGVAEFLDFLAKPENAAEWHQKTGYLPITKAAYDLTREQGFYEKNPGADIATRQMMNKPPLPFTKGLRLGNMPQIRTIVDEELESVWTGKKTPQQALDSAVERGNLLLRRFEQSTKS, from the coding sequence ATGTTACCTCGCGAGCATAAAACGCGTGATATCGCGCATCCGGCACAAAAAAGAGAGATGACAATGACATCGTTACGACACACAGCTTTGGGTCTGGCAATCGGTCTGGCTTTTGCGACGAACGCAATGGCTGTCACGTCCATTCCGTTCTGGCATTCCATGGAAGGGGAACTGGGTAAAGAAGTTGACTCCCTGGCGCAGCGTTTCAACGACACCCACCCGGATTACAAAATTGTGCCGGTGTACAAAGGCAACTACGAGCAGAGCCTGAGCGCAGGTATCGCGGCGTTCCGTACCGGCAATGCTCCGGCGTTGCTCCAGGTTTACGAAGTCGGCACCGCGACCATGATGGCGTCCAAAGCCATCAAACCGGTGTACGAAGTGTTCAAAGATGCGGGCATCAACTTTGACGAATCTCAGTTCGTGCCGACCGTTTCCGGTTACTACACCGATTCCAAAACCGGCCACCTGCTGTCTCAGCCGTTTAACAGCTCCACGCCGGTGCTGTATTACAACAAAGACGCCTTCAAGAAAGCCGGTTTAAACCCGGATCAGCCGCCGAAAACCTGGCAGGACCTGGCGGACTACACCGCGAAGCTGAAAGCAGCAGGCATGAAGTGTGGCTACGCGAGCGGCTGGCAGGGCTGGATCCAGATCGAGAACTTCAGCGCCTGGCATGGTCTGCCCGTGGCGACCAAAAATAACGGTTTCGACGGCACTGATGCGGTTCTGGAGTTCAATAAGCCAGAGCAGGTCAAACATATCGCGCTGCTGGAAGCCCTGAATAAGAAGGGCGATTTCAGCTATTTCGGGCGTAAAGACGAATCAACCGAGAAGTTCTACAACGGCGATTGCGCGATCACGACCGCCTCTTCCGGCTCGCTGGCGGACATCCGTCACTACGCTAAATTCAACTACGGCGTGGGCATGATGCCGTACGACGCAGACGTGAAAGGCGCGCCGCAGAACGCCATCATCGGCGGGGCGAGCCTGTGGGTGATGCAGGGCAAAGACAAGGGCACCTACAAAGGCGTCGCGGAGTTCCTCGACTTCCTGGCAAAACCTGAAAACGCGGCTGAATGGCACCAGAAAACCGGTTATCTGCCTATTACCAAAGCCGCGTACGATCTGACTCGCGAGCAGGGTTTCTATGAGAAAAACCCAGGCGCTGATATTGCCACGCGTCAGATGATGAACAAGCCGCCGTTGCCGTTCACGAAAGGCCTGCGTCTGGGCAATATGCCGCAGATTCGTACCATCGTGGATGAGGAGCTGGAAAGCGTGTGGACCGGTAAGAAAACCCCTCAGCAGGCGCTGGATTCTGCGGTAGAGCGCGGAAATCTGCTGCTGCGTCGCTTTGAGCAGTCAACGAAGTCTTAA
- the ycjP_3 gene encoding glycerol-3-phosphate transporter membrane protein: protein MIENRPGLTIFSHTMLILGIIVILFPLYIAFVAATLDTKAVFETPMTLIPGGHLFENMATIWTQGVGANSAPFWLMMLNSFIMAFGITVGKIVVSMLSAFAIVWFRFPLRNLFFWMIFITLMLPVEVRIFPTVEVIANLKMLDSYAGLTLPLMASATATFLFRQFFMTLPDELIEAARIDGASPMRFFRDIVLPLSKTNLAALFVITFIYGWNQYLWPLLIVQDVNLGTAVAGIKGMIATGEGTTLWNQVMAAMLLTLIPPVVIVLAMQRAFVRGLVDSEK from the coding sequence ATGATTGAGAACCGTCCGGGGCTGACGATTTTCAGCCACACCATGCTGATTCTGGGGATTATCGTCATCCTCTTCCCGCTGTACATCGCCTTTGTGGCCGCCACGTTGGACACTAAAGCCGTGTTTGAAACGCCGATGACGCTGATCCCCGGTGGTCATCTTTTTGAAAACATGGCGACCATCTGGACGCAGGGCGTGGGCGCGAATAGCGCGCCGTTCTGGCTGATGATGCTGAACAGCTTCATCATGGCGTTCGGCATCACGGTCGGCAAAATTGTGGTGTCGATGCTCTCTGCGTTCGCCATCGTTTGGTTCCGTTTTCCGCTGCGCAACCTGTTCTTCTGGATGATTTTTATCACCCTGATGCTGCCGGTTGAAGTGCGTATTTTCCCGACGGTCGAAGTGATCGCCAACCTGAAAATGCTCGACAGTTACGCGGGTCTAACGCTGCCGCTGATGGCGTCAGCAACGGCGACGTTTTTGTTCCGCCAGTTCTTTATGACGTTGCCGGACGAGCTGATTGAAGCGGCGCGAATCGACGGTGCGTCACCGATGCGCTTTTTCCGTGACATCGTGCTGCCGCTCTCCAAAACCAACCTTGCGGCGCTGTTCGTGATCACCTTTATCTACGGCTGGAACCAGTATCTGTGGCCGCTGCTGATTGTGCAGGACGTCAATCTCGGCACCGCCGTAGCGGGCATCAAAGGCATGATCGCCACGGGCGAAGGCACCACGCTCTGGAATCAGGTGATGGCGGCGATGCTGCTCACCCTCATCCCTCCGGTCGTTATCGTTTTAGCCATGCAGCGCGCGTTTGTGCGTGGCTTAGTGGACAGTGAGAAATAA
- a CDS encoding N-acetyltransferase GCN5 gives MSEIVIRHAEPNDAAAIRQNYMHPGVYHDTLQLPHPSLEMWQERLVVKPGQRRLVACIDEKIVGDLSLQVEASPRRSHVASFGISVAADAQGRGVGSALMREMINLCDNWMRIERIELTVFSDNPAALALYRKYGFEIEGTGKKFALRNGEYVDAYYMARMK, from the coding sequence ATGAGTGAGATAGTGATACGCCACGCTGAACCGAATGATGCCGCGGCCATACGCCAGAATTACATGCATCCGGGGGTGTATCATGACACGCTACAGCTACCTCATCCTTCTCTCGAAATGTGGCAAGAGCGCCTGGTTGTTAAGCCCGGGCAAAGACGTCTGGTGGCCTGCATTGATGAGAAAATCGTCGGCGACCTGTCGTTACAGGTAGAAGCCAGTCCACGGCGCAGCCATGTGGCATCCTTTGGCATCAGCGTAGCAGCGGATGCGCAAGGGCGCGGCGTAGGCAGTGCGTTAATGCGTGAGATGATCAATCTTTGCGACAACTGGATGCGCATCGAACGTATTGAATTGACGGTATTTTCAGATAACCCAGCCGCACTGGCGCTGTATCGCAAATATGGCTTTGAAATTGAAGGCACCGGCAAGAAGTTTGCGCTGCGTAACGGCGAGTATGTCGATGCGTATTATATGGCGCGAATGAAGTAG
- the livG gene encoding leucine/isoleucine/valine transporter ATP-binding subunit, with the protein MSQPLLTVNGLMMRFGGLLAVNNVSLDLHPKEIVSLIGPNGAGKTTVFNCLTGFYKPTGGTIMLGDKHLEGLPGQQIARMGVVRTFQHVRLFREMTVIENLLVAQHQQLKTGVFSGLLKTPAFRRAQAEALDRAATWLDRIGLLQHANRQASNLAYGDQRRLEIIRCMVTQPEILMLDEPAAGLNPKETKELDELIVELRNHHNTTILLIEHDMKLVMGISDRIYVVNQGTPLANGTPDEIRHNPDVIRAYLGEA; encoded by the coding sequence ATGAGTCAGCCATTATTAACCGTGAACGGCCTGATGATGCGTTTTGGCGGCCTGCTGGCGGTCAACAACGTGTCGCTGGATTTGCATCCAAAAGAGATCGTCTCCCTGATTGGCCCGAACGGCGCAGGGAAAACCACCGTTTTCAACTGCCTGACCGGGTTTTATAAGCCAACGGGCGGGACCATCATGCTGGGCGACAAGCACCTCGAAGGCTTACCGGGGCAGCAAATCGCGCGGATGGGCGTGGTGCGGACCTTCCAGCACGTGCGTCTGTTCCGTGAGATGACGGTGATTGAAAACCTGCTGGTGGCACAGCATCAGCAGCTTAAAACCGGTGTTTTCTCGGGCTTACTGAAAACCCCTGCCTTCCGTCGTGCGCAGGCCGAAGCCCTGGATCGTGCGGCGACCTGGCTCGACCGTATCGGCTTGCTTCAGCACGCTAACCGTCAGGCGAGCAACCTCGCCTATGGCGATCAGCGTCGTCTGGAGATTATCCGCTGCATGGTGACGCAGCCAGAAATTCTGATGCTGGATGAACCCGCCGCAGGCTTGAACCCGAAAGAGACCAAAGAGCTGGACGAACTGATCGTCGAGCTGCGTAACCATCACAACACCACTATCCTGCTGATTGAGCACGATATGAAGCTGGTGATGGGGATCTCCGATCGTATCTACGTGGTCAACCAGGGTACGCCGCTGGCGAACGGTACGCCGGACGAAATTCGACACAACCCGGACGTGATCCGCGCCTATTTGGGTGAGGCATAA
- the ggt gene encoding gamma-glutamyltranspeptidase: protein MIKPTFLRWVAIAALMAGGTFTVAANPPAAPPVSYGVEEDVFHPVRAKQGMVASVDAMATQVGVDILKQGGNAVDAAVAVGYALAVTHPQAGNLGGGGFMMLRTKDGKTTAIDFREMAPNQASRDMFLDDQGNPDSKKSLTSHLATGTPGTVAGFSLALEKYGTLPLNKVVQPAITLARDGFVVNDALADDLETYGSEVIPNHENSKAIFWKDGEPLKKGDKLVQKNLAKSLELIAENGPDAFYKGAIADQIAEEMQKNGGLITKADLAEYKAIEREPIGGDYRGYQVYSMPPPSSGGIHIVQILNILENFDMHKFGFGSADTMQVMAEAEKFAYADRSEYLGDPDFVKVPWQALTNKAYAKSLADQIDINKAKPSSQIRPGKLAPYESNQTTHFSVVDKDGNAVAVTYTLNTIFGTGIVAGNSGILLNNEMDDFSAKPGVPNVYGLVGGDANAVGPKKRPLSSMSPTIVVKDGKTWLVTGSPGGSRIITTVLQMVVNSIDFGMNVAEATNAPRFHHQWLPDELRVEKGFSPDTLKLLEQRGQKIAVKEAMGSTQSIMVGPDGTLFGASDPRTVDDLTAGY, encoded by the coding sequence ATGATAAAACCAACGTTTCTGCGCTGGGTCGCTATCGCTGCGCTGATGGCAGGCGGCACGTTCACCGTGGCGGCAAATCCGCCTGCCGCACCGCCTGTCTCGTATGGCGTCGAAGAAGATGTATTTCATCCCGTTCGCGCGAAGCAGGGCATGGTGGCATCGGTTGACGCGATGGCGACCCAAGTGGGCGTGGATATTCTCAAGCAGGGCGGTAATGCCGTGGATGCTGCGGTTGCCGTGGGTTATGCGCTGGCGGTGACCCATCCGCAGGCGGGGAATCTGGGCGGCGGCGGGTTTATGATGCTGCGCACCAAAGACGGGAAAACGACGGCGATCGATTTCCGCGAAATGGCGCCGAACCAGGCTTCCCGCGATATGTTCCTCGACGATCAGGGCAACCCGGACAGTAAAAAATCGCTGACGTCACATCTGGCAACCGGCACGCCGGGCACGGTGGCAGGCTTCTCGCTGGCGCTGGAAAAATACGGCACGCTGCCGCTGAACAAAGTGGTGCAGCCTGCTATCACGCTCGCGCGCGACGGTTTTGTGGTGAACGACGCCCTGGCAGACGACCTCGAAACTTACGGCAGTGAAGTCATTCCCAACCATGAAAACAGCAAAGCGATTTTCTGGAAAGACGGCGAGCCGCTGAAAAAGGGCGACAAGCTGGTGCAGAAAAATCTGGCGAAAAGCCTGGAGCTGATTGCTGAAAACGGCCCGGATGCGTTCTACAAAGGGGCGATTGCCGACCAAATCGCGGAAGAGATGCAAAAGAACGGCGGACTGATCACCAAAGCCGATCTGGCGGAATATAAAGCTATCGAGCGCGAGCCGATCGGCGGCGACTATCGCGGGTATCAGGTGTACTCAATGCCACCGCCGTCTTCTGGTGGGATCCACATTGTGCAGATCCTTAATATTCTTGAAAACTTCGATATGCACAAATTCGGCTTTGGTAGTGCCGATACGATGCAGGTGATGGCCGAAGCGGAGAAGTTTGCTTACGCGGATCGCTCGGAATATCTCGGCGATCCGGATTTCGTTAAAGTGCCGTGGCAGGCGCTGACCAACAAAGCGTATGCCAAATCGCTGGCGGATCAGATTGATATCAACAAGGCAAAACCGTCGAGCCAAATTCGTCCCGGCAAACTGGCGCCATACGAGAGCAATCAGACCACCCATTTCTCGGTGGTGGATAAAGACGGTAACGCGGTGGCGGTGACCTATACGCTCAATACCATTTTTGGCACCGGGATTGTGGCGGGTAATAGCGGCATTTTACTGAACAACGAAATGGATGATTTCTCGGCTAAACCGGGTGTACCGAACGTTTACGGACTGGTGGGCGGCGACGCCAATGCGGTCGGGCCGAAGAAGCGTCCGCTATCGTCAATGTCCCCGACAATTGTGGTGAAAGACGGTAAAACCTGGCTGGTCACCGGTAGCCCTGGCGGCAGCCGTATTATCACCACTGTGCTGCAAATGGTGGTGAACAGCATTGATTTTGGTATGAACGTGGCGGAGGCGACTAACGCACCGCGTTTCCATCATCAGTGGCTGCCGGACGAGTTGCGCGTGGAGAAGGGCTTTAGCCCGGATACCTTAAAACTGCTGGAGCAGCGCGGGCAGAAAATTGCGGTGAAAGAGGCGATGGGCAGCACCCAGAGCATTATGGTTGGGCCGGACGGTACGCTGTTTGGCGCATCCGATCCACGCACCGTCGATGATTTGACGGCTGGATACTGA
- a CDS encoding Protein of uncharacterised function (DUF2756). translates to MKRLLLITALLPFAALAQPQPLNTMNNPNQPGYVIPSQQRMQTEMMNQQQQQKGMLNQQLRTQTQLQQQHLQTQMNTNTQRIQQGQMREQPLPNANGGMLNSTPRPSSRTLLGGDSGGVAPQQQHMLPQRQNGELLSPPLN, encoded by the coding sequence ATGAAACGACTTTTGCTTATTACGGCGCTGCTCCCGTTTGCTGCGTTGGCACAACCACAGCCACTGAATACGATGAACAACCCCAATCAACCGGGGTATGTCATTCCGAGTCAGCAGCGGATGCAGACGGAGATGATGAACCAACAGCAGCAGCAAAAAGGGATGCTCAATCAACAGTTGAGAACCCAAACACAGCTTCAGCAGCAGCATCTGCAAACGCAGATGAACACCAATACCCAGCGGATCCAGCAGGGCCAGATGCGTGAGCAGCCATTGCCGAACGCCAACGGCGGCATGCTCAACAGCACGCCACGACCGAGTTCCAGAACGCTTCTGGGGGGTGATAGCGGAGGGGTTGCGCCGCAGCAACAGCATATGCTGCCGCAGCGCCAGAACGGCGAATTACTCAGTCCGCCGCTGAATTAA
- the ugpQ gene encoding glycerophosphoryl diester phosphodiesterase, which yields MSHWPYPHIVAHRGGGKLAPENTLAAIDVGAHYGHRMIEFDAKLSQDGEIFLLHDDNLERTSNGWGVAGALPWRDLLKVDAGSWYSSEFKGEPLPLLAEVADRCRQHGMMANIEIKPTTGSGPLTGKVIALAAREMWDGMTAPLLSSFEIDALEAALAAAPELPRGLLLDEWRDDWQALTTRLACVSIHLNHRLLDEARVKMLKDAGLHILVYTVNKPQRAAELLRWGVDCICTDAIDVIGPDFNSAAD from the coding sequence ATGAGTCACTGGCCTTATCCTCACATCGTCGCCCATCGCGGCGGCGGTAAACTGGCACCGGAAAACACGCTGGCAGCGATTGACGTGGGTGCGCATTACGGTCATCGGATGATCGAGTTTGACGCTAAGCTGTCGCAAGACGGTGAAATCTTCCTGCTGCATGACGACAATCTGGAGCGTACCAGTAATGGCTGGGGCGTGGCGGGAGCGCTGCCGTGGCGCGATCTGCTGAAAGTGGACGCAGGCAGCTGGTACAGCAGTGAATTCAAAGGCGAACCGCTGCCGCTGCTGGCGGAAGTGGCGGATCGCTGTCGTCAGCACGGTATGATGGCCAACATTGAAATCAAACCGACCACCGGCAGCGGGCCGCTCACAGGCAAAGTGATTGCGCTGGCGGCGCGCGAAATGTGGGACGGGATGACGGCGCCGCTGCTGTCGTCGTTTGAAATCGACGCGCTGGAAGCCGCTCTTGCGGCCGCACCGGAGCTGCCGCGCGGTTTGCTGCTGGATGAATGGCGTGACGACTGGCAGGCGCTAACAACGCGTTTAGCCTGCGTGTCGATTCATCTAAATCACAGACTGCTGGATGAAGCGCGCGTAAAAATGCTGAAAGACGCCGGATTACACATTCTGGTTTATACCGTTAACAAACCCCAGCGCGCGGCAGAGCTGCTGCGCTGGGGCGTCGACTGCATCTGTACCGATGCCATCGACGTGATTGGTCCAGACTTTAATTCAGCGGCGGACTGA
- the ugpC_3 gene encoding glycerol-3-phosphate ABC transporter ATP-binding protein: protein MGKGHIEERVKEAARILELDGLLKRRPRELSGGQRQRVAMGRAIVRDPAVFLFDEPLSNLDAKLRVQMRLELQHLHRRLKTTSLYVTHDQVEAMTLAQRVMVMNKGIAEQIGTPVEVYEKPASRFVASFIGSPAMNLLEGRISHAGTHFELESGMALPINWYYRGYAGRKMTLGIRPEHIALSSQADGGVPLVMDTLEMLGADNLAHGRWGDQKMVVRLAHQERPKAGSTLWLHLPENHLHLFDGETGQRV, encoded by the coding sequence ATGGGCAAGGGCCACATCGAAGAGCGTGTCAAAGAGGCGGCGCGCATTCTGGAACTCGACGGCTTGCTGAAACGCCGTCCGCGCGAGTTGTCCGGTGGGCAGCGTCAACGCGTGGCGATGGGGCGCGCTATCGTGCGCGATCCGGCGGTCTTCCTGTTCGATGAACCGCTCTCTAACCTCGACGCCAAACTGCGCGTGCAAATGCGCCTTGAGTTACAGCATTTGCATCGTCGCCTGAAAACCACCTCGCTGTACGTCACCCACGATCAGGTCGAAGCCATGACGCTGGCACAACGCGTGATGGTGATGAATAAAGGGATTGCGGAGCAAATCGGTACGCCGGTTGAAGTGTATGAAAAACCGGCCAGCCGCTTTGTGGCGAGCTTTATTGGCAGTCCGGCGATGAATTTGCTGGAAGGGCGCATCAGCCACGCGGGCACCCATTTCGAGCTTGAGAGCGGTATGGCGCTGCCGATCAACTGGTATTATCGCGGTTATGCCGGACGTAAAATGACGCTGGGTATCCGCCCGGAACATATTGCGTTAAGCTCGCAGGCGGACGGCGGCGTGCCGTTAGTCATGGACACGCTGGAGATGCTGGGAGCGGATAACCTGGCGCACGGGCGCTGGGGCGATCAAAAAATGGTGGTGCGTCTGGCCCATCAGGAACGCCCTAAAGCCGGCAGCACGCTCTGGCTGCATCTGCCCGAAAATCATCTGCACTTATTTGATGGCGAAACAGGACAACGCGTATGA
- the ugpA gene encoding glycerol-3-phosphate transporter permease has product MSSSRPVFRSRWLPYLLVAPQLIITVIFFIWPAGEALWYSVQSVDPFGLSSQFVGLDNFAALWHDSYYIDSFWTTIKFSTMVTVSGLLASLFFAALVDYVVRGSRIYQTLMLLPYAVAPAVAAVLWIFLFNPGRGLITHFLGEMGYDWNHAQNSGQAMFLVVFASVWKQISYNFLFFFAALQSIPRSLVEAAAIDGAGPIRRFFKLALPLIAPVSFFLLVVNLVYAFFDTFPVIDAATAGGPVQATTTLIYKIYREGFAGLDLSASAAQSVVLMLLVIVLTVVQFRYVESKVRYQ; this is encoded by the coding sequence ATGTCATCATCCCGTCCGGTGTTCCGTTCGCGCTGGCTGCCGTATCTGCTGGTCGCCCCGCAGCTGATTATCACCGTCATCTTCTTTATCTGGCCTGCCGGCGAAGCGCTGTGGTACTCGGTACAAAGTGTCGATCCTTTCGGTTTGTCCAGCCAGTTCGTGGGTCTGGATAACTTCGCTGCGTTGTGGCACGACAGCTACTACATCGATTCCTTCTGGACGACGATAAAATTCAGCACCATGGTGACCGTCAGTGGTCTCCTGGCCTCGCTGTTCTTCGCCGCCCTGGTGGATTACGTGGTGCGCGGCAGTCGTATTTATCAAACGCTAATGCTGCTGCCGTACGCCGTTGCGCCTGCCGTTGCCGCCGTGCTGTGGATTTTCCTGTTTAACCCAGGACGCGGATTAATAACCCATTTCCTCGGTGAGATGGGATACGACTGGAACCATGCGCAAAACAGCGGCCAGGCGATGTTTCTGGTGGTTTTCGCCTCGGTCTGGAAGCAGATCAGCTACAACTTCTTATTCTTCTTTGCCGCGCTGCAATCCATTCCGCGATCGCTGGTTGAAGCCGCCGCAATTGACGGCGCAGGCCCGATCCGTCGCTTCTTTAAGCTGGCACTGCCGCTGATCGCCCCGGTGAGTTTTTTCCTGCTGGTGGTCAACCTGGTCTACGCCTTCTTCGATACCTTCCCGGTGATCGACGCCGCCACCGCCGGTGGGCCGGTGCAGGCCACGACGACCTTGATTTATAAAATTTACCGCGAAGGGTTTGCGGGTCTGGATCTCTCTGCGTCTGCTGCCCAGTCGGTGGTGCTGATGCTGCTGGTGATTGTGCTGACGGTGGTTCAGTTCCGCTATGTCGAAAGTAAGGTGCGCTACCAATGA
- the livF_4 gene encoding high-affinity branched-chain amino acid transport ATP-binding protein LivF yields the protein MEKAMLSFDKVSAHYGKIQALHDVSLHINQGEIVTLIGANGAGKTTLLGTLCGDPRATSGRIVFDGKDITDWQTAKIMREAVAIVPEGRRVFSRMTVEENLAMGGFFVERDQYQSRMKWVYELFPRLYERRIQRAGTMSGGEQQMLAIGRALMSQPRLLLLDEPSLGLAPIIIQQIFDTIEQLRKEGMTIFLVEQNANQALKLADRGYVLENGRVVLEDTGDALLANEAVRSAYLGG from the coding sequence ATGGAAAAAGCGATGTTATCTTTTGACAAAGTCAGTGCCCACTACGGCAAAATTCAGGCGCTGCATGACGTGAGCCTGCACATTAATCAGGGCGAAATCGTCACTCTGATTGGCGCAAACGGTGCGGGTAAAACCACGCTGCTCGGCACCTTGTGCGGCGATCCGCGCGCCACCAGCGGGCGTATCGTCTTTGATGGAAAAGACATTACCGACTGGCAGACCGCGAAAATCATGCGCGAAGCGGTAGCGATTGTGCCGGAAGGGCGTCGTGTCTTCTCGCGAATGACGGTGGAAGAGAACCTGGCAATGGGCGGCTTCTTTGTTGAGCGCGACCAATACCAGTCCCGTATGAAGTGGGTGTATGAACTCTTCCCGCGCCTGTATGAACGTCGTATTCAGCGTGCGGGCACCATGTCCGGCGGGGAACAGCAGATGCTGGCGATCGGTCGTGCGCTGATGAGCCAGCCGCGTTTGCTGCTGCTCGATGAGCCATCGCTCGGACTTGCACCGATCATCATCCAGCAGATTTTCGACACCATTGAACAGTTGCGTAAAGAAGGCATGACTATCTTCCTCGTCGAGCAAAACGCCAACCAGGCGCTGAAGCTCGCCGATCGCGGCTACGTGCTGGAAAACGGCCGCGTGGTGCTGGAAGACACAGGCGATGCGCTGCTTGCGAACGAAGCGGTGCGCAGCGCTTATCTGGGTGGCTAG
- the livM gene encoding leucine/isoleucine/valine transporter permease subunit yields MKPMHFAMALLSAAMFFVLAGVFMGVQLELNGTKLVVDVASDIRWQWVFVGTAVVFLFQLLRPVFQKTLKNVSGPKFVLPAIDGSSVKQKLFLVALLVAAVAWPFMVSRGTVDIATLTMIYVILGLGLNVVVGLSGLLVLGYGGFYAIGAYTFALLNHYYGLGFWTCLPLAGLVSAAAGFLLGFPVLRLRGDYLAIVTLGFGEIVRILLLNNTEITGGPNGVSQIPKPTFFGLEFSRTAREGGWDTFSNFFGIKYDPSDRVIWLYLVALLLVVMTLFVINRLLRMPLGRAWEALREDEIACRSLGLNPTRIKLTAFTISAAFAGFAGTLFAARQGFVSPESFTFAESAFVLAIVVLGGMGSQFAVILAAILLVVSRELMRDFNEYSMLMLGGLMVLMMIWRPQGLLPMTRPQLKLKNAQAKGEQA; encoded by the coding sequence ATGAAACCAATGCATTTTGCGATGGCGTTGCTCTCCGCCGCCATGTTCTTTGTTCTCGCGGGCGTCTTCATGGGCGTGCAGTTAGAACTTAACGGCACCAAACTGGTGGTGGATGTCGCGTCTGATATCCGCTGGCAGTGGGTGTTTGTTGGCACCGCGGTGGTCTTTTTGTTCCAGCTGCTGCGCCCGGTATTCCAGAAAACGTTGAAAAACGTCTCCGGACCAAAATTTGTTTTACCGGCTATTGATGGCTCGTCCGTTAAGCAGAAGCTGTTCCTGGTCGCGCTGCTGGTCGCGGCGGTGGCCTGGCCGTTTATGGTGTCGCGCGGCACGGTGGATATCGCCACGCTGACCATGATCTATGTGATTTTGGGTCTTGGCCTGAACGTGGTGGTGGGGTTGTCTGGCCTGCTGGTGCTCGGCTACGGCGGTTTCTACGCTATCGGCGCGTACACCTTTGCGCTGCTGAACCACTATTACGGTCTCGGCTTCTGGACCTGTCTGCCGCTGGCGGGGCTGGTGTCCGCTGCCGCAGGTTTCCTGCTGGGCTTCCCGGTGCTGCGCTTGCGGGGAGACTATCTGGCGATCGTGACGCTGGGCTTCGGGGAGATCGTCCGTATCCTGCTGCTGAATAACACCGAAATCACCGGCGGTCCGAATGGCGTCAGCCAGATCCCTAAACCGACGTTCTTCGGTCTGGAGTTCAGCCGTACCGCGCGCGAAGGCGGGTGGGATACGTTCAGCAACTTCTTCGGCATTAAATATGACCCGTCGGACCGCGTGATTTGGCTCTATCTGGTGGCGCTGCTGCTGGTCGTGATGACGCTGTTCGTGATTAACCGCCTGCTGCGGATGCCGCTGGGCCGTGCGTGGGAAGCCTTGCGAGAGGACGAAATCGCCTGCCGTTCACTGGGTCTGAACCCGACCCGCATCAAGCTGACGGCGTTCACCATCAGCGCCGCGTTTGCGGGTTTTGCCGGAACGCTGTTTGCCGCGCGCCAGGGCTTCGTCAGCCCGGAATCGTTCACCTTTGCCGAGTCGGCTTTCGTGCTGGCGATCGTCGTGCTGGGCGGAATGGGCTCGCAGTTTGCGGTTATCCTCGCGGCGATTTTGCTGGTCGTTTCCCGCGAACTGATGCGCGACTTTAATGAATACAGCATGTTAATGCTGGGTGGTTTGATGGTGCTGATGATGATCTGGCGTCCGCAAGGCTTGCTGCCGATGACCCGTCCACAGCTGAAGCTGAAAAACGCTCAGGCGAAAGGAGAACAGGCATGA